The Parambassis ranga chromosome 1, fParRan2.1, whole genome shotgun sequence genome includes a region encoding these proteins:
- the frmpd1a gene encoding FERM and PDZ domain-containing protein 1 gives MEAQDRSRSPSRRTSRVEQVVGRWLRRSRDLGSRSHSLSRDRTAADGKAAENSGSDQRNYPFRFNVQIQRDPNLSSHGLTLSAQTPIVVQDVIPGGPADGRLVPGDQLVKINNVAVDDLTPEQAAEIIRECQDTLTMTVLRIMLGPKSSFITPEKRAKLRSNPVKVHFAEEVEVNGHSQGNSLLFLPNVLKVYLENGQTKAFKFEPNTTVKDIVMTLKEKLSLSRIEHFSLVLEQQHSISKLLLLHEEERIQQVVQKKEAHSFRCLFRVCFMPKNFQTLLQEDPTAFEYLYLQGVNDVLQERFAVEMRCNTALRLAALHIQERLASCGQSPKTNLKMITKTWGIENFVSSTLLRNMREKDLRKAIGYHMKKSQSQRGLSADQARINYLEELSDLKSFGGKSFGATMMLQDRESMVTLLVGARYGVSQVVNYKLSILSSLTEFSSITRIELLPESEKVSLVKIYLQDIKPITLLLESAAAKDMSCLIAGYCRVFVDPNLNIFPWIEDSKKHRVSAEEGYVSRRGSDSDDSSDLDMEPLVSLVSVDEKPRPRIRSSSDPDGRKRKDRRRSKDGKEKVDKLWEDKKMGEEKDADTEKEKRSEEHNEEAAADGGQVQIQITNSAGGEEVRAAEEQPSVSEASDSYQTDSRVLTSPSSDSLDALEEDDLISCSSSSVHPSHTHLQLHPFSYHLAQSHLLTPPPAHSHPLIHLEAQDRKGGGGREGRCRRGSGDGADPQPDSTFSPSRKYSGDLCSDESSLCFADLSRLVDFLPSPPEASEEDDDEDELRRRRRKMLEEIDEAMRKVGEGGTKEHSLSPSMSSPSFVFNFDQSDARCYYNICSNITPDSARSLLQPMHHNDEEHFEEAERGEPTAEDLEPIPILQPPPGFGDSSSDEEFFDARDRFTSPDDPTAGAVPREMRLDFLSLSDISVSVPDSDSSGKSEADRRGEVSEGGGRETLFQLRKRSRKRRSFLETDHTSRVSYPGPDLEPKPDQTSIRLHKILLTEGSDAQMLSSDPEPSEQTRNPSPTVSSLTHSEGEPSQLESKPILSKMCSLGPGGSHEQARNIKSPSRAQKQDMEMEPDAMESKSVTDLVKAASPTITVIRCRVDPDGKESADRRGDGKEEGECNKETEEPTVVTGNGPFTSHMFLPEEDKGVTRHTLQASLTEGSKKGSNGLLSHINTYVDEYVVEDVLEKSNFPIFSPPPPPPSSPLPPAPQKSQEEGEKTSDMISGLHFKDHDPEAGNHTHKADTSPVIDDDEAASTANASDEVTDSTNSDNVFDDEVDEVSNSQSFADRTLDRKASIDANGDSKISAMSPPRSHSVSSDYTRAINSITAKLGAATSITSPTFTSGLKSDVTLQDKPESDSTVPTAEAKESLVGPKVHNLSKKPPSPTHFLFQSCSPNFMGRLSASTLRGKIQKLPLYLSRSQETLHQAGAGTVAQSPAEGNSKDNTEITIKVTDVHDVTQTINLEMELTAEFVESDDSDTTITGSEVDREFFVDVTSTKCLPSGSEVKEVTSPLPVQTEPKPQQRTQLLSGSNSPGPITEPPASIVSHLQRNTTGFSTDTPGPVKEPPEPKIKAMNPDEDVPGYRVNPAPIVVTTQNLNGPGLPFHGPSQKVRTSSDRPLVGLCQPSETNSPNTLSSGCRVFTICEDQTETPAEVSSTPPLKSEFGCGSVLASGCESVVEGMQAPLDACDCPAVYTNCFSGGDSFDDELTVYEFSCRTQSSGVTQMSGAALPLITSPPVPSFLSTSSSHSPSFPRSILFSTSTSELSPLLSPLSDTTDSFVAQTQKDTISRLGQQRYPEPPAGFQVLRVDIDQLLSILESTDRSVASHGGRHLRDTCPAHFTENKRVLQIEARRLMSGCQKVVGIGQSPEEMLHSLADSFRTLVELAGICLWFSGCDRCDRRNAEAVAGLADVARSFRDFCLAAERASSKRSCQDLSTKLLAKQCTALTASVFCLTQLFRTLTAL, from the exons ATGGAGGCGCAGGACAGGAGTCGCTCCCCATCCCGCAGGACCAGCCGGGTGGAGCAAGTGGTGGGACGATGGCTCAGGCGGTCCAGAGACCTGGGCAGCAGGTCTCATTCTCTGAGCAG AGATCGGACCGCAGCGGATGGGAAGGCGGCAGAGAACAGCGGCTCTGATCAGAGGAATTACCCCTTCCGCTTCAATGTTCAGATCCAGCGGGACCCAAACCTCAGCTCTCATGGCCTCACTCTGTCCGCCCAGACCCCCATTGTGGTGCAGGACGTCATTCCAG gtggtcCCGCAGATGGTCGGCTCGTCCCCGGCGACCAGCTTGTGAAGATCAATAACGTCGCTGTCGATGACCTGACCCCGGAGCAAGCTGCTGAAATAATCAg agaatGTCAAGATACGCTAACGATGACGGTGCTCAGAATAATGCTG GGCCCAAAGTCATCTTTTATCACACCGGAGAAGAGGGCCAAGCTCCGATCCAACCCTGTCAAAGTCCACTTtgctgaggaggtggaggtcaaCGGACACTCTCAG GGGAACTCGCTGCTCTTCTTGCCGAATGTTCTGAAGGTGTACCTGGAGAACGGGCAGACCAAGGCCTTCAAATTTGAGCCTAACACCACAGTGAAG GACATTGTGATGACACTGAAGGAAAAACTCTCTCTGAGCCGCATTGAACACTTTTCCCTggtgctggagcagcagcacagcatcagcaaactgctgctgctccatgaagaggagaggatccagcag gTGGTCCAGAAGAAAGAGGCCCACAGCTTCAGGTGTCTGTTCCGTGTTTGCTTCATGCCCAAAAACTTCCAGacgctgctgcaggaggatccCACTGCGTTCGAGTACCTCTACCTGCAG gGGGTGAACGATGTGCTGCAGGAGCGCTTTGCGGTGGAGATGAGGTGTAACACTGCCTTGAGACTCGCCGCGCTGCACATCCAGGAGAGGCTGGCGAGCTGTGGACAGTCGCCCAAGACCAACCTGAAGATGATCAC GAAGACTTGGGGAATTGAGAACTTTGTGTCGTCCACTTTGCTGAGGAACATGAGGGAGAAAGATCTGAGGAAGGCCATCGGCTACCACATGAAGAAGAGCCAATCACAGCGCGGCCTGTCCGCGGATCAGGCACGCATCAACTACCTGGAGGAGCTGAGCGACCTCAAGTCCTTTGGAGGAAAATCCTTCGGTGCCACCATGATG CTCCAGGACCGGGAGTCGATGGTGACCCTGCTGGTGGGGGCGCGTTACGGCGTGAGTCAGGTGGTCAACTACAAACTGAGCATCCTGTCCTCGCTCACAGAGTTCAGCAGTATCACACGCATCGAGCTGCTGCCAGAATCAGAGAAAGTCAGCCTGGTGAAGATCTACCTGCAGGACATCAAG CCCATCACGTTATTACTGGAGTCAGCAGCAGCTAAGGACATGTCCTGCCTGATAGCAGGCTACTGTCGAGTGTTCGTCGACCCCAACCTCAACATCTTTCCCTGGATAGAAGACTCCAAGAAGCACCGAGTCTCTGCAGAGGAAG GTTACGTGTCGCGACGTGGCAGCGACTCAGACGACTCTTCAGACTTGGACATGGAGCCGCTGGTCAGCCTGGTGTCTGTGGATGAGAAGCCCCGCCCTCGTATTCGATCCTCATCAGACCCAGAtggaaggaaaaggaaagacagaaggaggagtaaGGATGGGAAAGAAAAGGTGGATAAACTGTGGGAGGATAAAAAAATGGGAGAAGAGAAGGATGCAgacacagagaaggaaaaaaggagtgAAGAGCACAATGAGGAGGCAGCGGCGGACGGTGGACAGGTACAAATCCAGATCACAAACTCAGCAGGGGGGGAGGAGGTGCGGGCGGCCGAGGAGCAGCCGTCAGTGTCCGAAGCATCCGATTCATATCAGACTGACTCTCGTGTCCTCACCAGCCCCTCCAGTGACTCCTTGGACGCCCTCGAGGAAGATGACCTGATTtcttgttcctcctcctccgtccatCCTTCACACACTCACCTACAGCTCCACCCCTTCTCCTACCACCTCGCTCAATCTCACCTCCTCACTCCTCCACCAGCTCACTCCCATCCTCTCATCCACCTTGAGGCTCAGgacagaaaaggaggaggaggaagagaagggcgGTGTCGCAGGGGGTCAGGTGACGGCGCTGATCCCCAGCCCGACTCCACCTTCTCCCCGAGCCGGAAATACTCAGGTGACCTCTGCTCTGATGAAAGCTCGCTGTGTTTTGCTGATCTCTCCCGCCTCGTGGACTTCCTGCCGAGCCCTCCAGAGGCCAgcgaggaagatgatgatgaagacgagctgaggaggaggaggaggaagatgctgGAAGAAATAGATGAGGCCATGAGGAAGGTAGGAGAGGGAGGAACCAAAGAACACTCACTGTCTCCCTCCAtgtcctccccctcctttgtGTTTAACTTCGACCAAAGCGACGCCCGCTGCTACTACAACATCTGCTCCAACATCACCCCCGACAGCGCACGCAGCCTTCTACAGCCGATGCACCACAATGATGAAGAACACTTTGAGGAGGCGGAGCGAGGTGAGCCCACGGCTGAAGACCTGGAGCCGATCCCCATCCTCCAGCCTCCACCCGGCTTTGgagacagcagctctgatgaggagTTCTTTGATGCCAGGGATCGCTTCACGTCCCCTGACGACCCGACGGCAGGGGCCGTGCCAAGAG AGATGAGGCTGGACTTCCTTAGCCTCAGTGACATCAGCGTCTCCGTGCCGGACTCAGACAGCAGTGGAAAATCAGAGGCGGACAGACGAGGAGAAGTCAGCGAAGGAGGAGGCCGAGAGACGTTGTTCCAGCTCAGGAAAAGATCCCGGAAACGTCGCTCCTTCCTGGAAACGGATCACACCTCCAGGGTGTCGTACCCAGGACCTGATTTAGAACCAAAACCAGACCAGACCTCTATCAGGCTTCATAAAATCCTCCTGACAGAAGGCAGTGACGCACAGATGCTGAGCTCAGATCCAGAACCTTCAGAGCAAACCCGGAATCCCAGTCCTACCGTCTCCTCGCTCACTCACTCTGAAGGGGAGCCATCTCAACTTGAGTCCAAACCCATCCTGTCCAAAATGTGTTCACTTGGACCAGGAGGCTCTCACGAGCAGGCTAGAAACATAAAGTCTCCTTCCAGAGCCCAGAAGCAGGACATGGAGATGGAGCCCGACGCCATGGAATCCAAATCGGTCACAGATCTGGTGAAGGCGGCATCTCCGACCATCACTGTCATCCGCTGCAGGGTGGATCCGGATGGGAAGGAGAGCGCCGATCGAAGGGGAGACGGAAAGGAGGAAGGGGAGTGTAACAAGGAGACGGAGGAGCCGACCGTTGTGACGGGAAATGGGCCGTTCACCAGTCACATGTTTTTACCAGAGGAGGATAAAGGAGTCACAAGACACACCCTGCAAGCGAGTCTGACAGAGGGGAGCAAAAAGGGGAGCAACGGCCTTCTGTCTCATATAAACACATATGTAGATGAATACGTGGTCGAAGATGTGCTTGAAAAGTCAAACTTTCCGATATtttcaccacctccacctccaccttcatcccctcttcctccagctcctcagaAGTCCCAGGAGGAAGGTGAAAAAACCTCAGACATGATCAGTGGTTTACATTTTAAGGATCATGATCCAGAAGCTGGCAATCACACTCACAAAGCAGACACATCGCCCGTCATCGATGACGATGAAGCTGCTTCCACCGCGAACGCCAGCGATGAAGTCACAGACAGCACCAACTCAGACAACGTTTTTGACGACGAAGTTGATGAAGTCAGTAATTCTCAGAGTTTTGCTGACAGGACGTTGGATAGAAAAGCTAGCATCGATGCTAATGGTGACTCCAAAATCAGCGCTATGTCTCCTCCGAGAAGTCATTCGGTCAGTTCTGATTATACACGGGCGATAAACTCGATCACAGCAAAACTCGGAGCTGCAACGAGCATCACGTCTCCCACTTTCACTTCAGGTTTGAAAAGTGACGTCACGCTTCAAGACAAACCAGAAAGTGATTCCACCGTGCCAACAGCTGAAGCTAAGGAAAGTTTAGTTGGTCCGAAAGTCCACAATCTTTCCAAAAAGCCTCCATCTCCGACTCACTTCCTCTTTCAAAGCTGTTCCCCGAACTTCATGGGCCGACTGTCTGCCTCAACACTCAGAGGGAAGATACAAAAGTTGCCCCTTTATTTATCGCGGTCGCAGGAGACTCTGCATCAAGCTGGAGCTGGAACCGTCGCCCAGAGTCCTGCTGAGGGCAACAGCAAGGACAACACAGAGATCACCATCAAAGTTACGGACGTTCATGATGTCACGCAGACGATCAACTTAGAAATGGAGCTGACAGCTGAATTTGTGGAGTCAGATGATTCGGACACAACGATCACCGGATCAGAGGTGGACAGAGAGTTTTTTGTGGACGTGACCTCTACGAAGTGTCTTCCCTCAGGGTCAGAGGTAAAGGAAGTGACCTCTCCTTTGCCAGTCCAGACTGAACCCAAACCCCAACAACGAACTCAGCTGCTGTCTGGATCAAACTCCCCAGGGCCAATCACTGAGCCGCCGGCCTCCATTGTGAGCCACCTCCAAAGAAACACCACAGGTTTTAGCACAGACACTCCTGGTCCGGTCAAAGAACCTCCAGAACCAAAAATCAAAGCCATGAATCCAGATGAAGATGTTCCAGGTTATAGAGTAAATCCAGCTCCGATAGTCGTGACCACGCAGAATCTAAATGGTCCTGGACTTCCTTTTCATGGGCCGTCACAGAAAGTAAGGACCAGCAGTGACAGGCCTCTGGTGGGTCTTTGCCAGCCATCAGAGACTAATTCACCAAACACACTGTCCTCAGGCTGCAGAGTGTTCACCATCTGTGAGGATCAGACTGAAACACCAGCTGAGGTGTCCTCAACTCCGCCCTTGAAGTCAGAGTTTGGCTGCGGCTCTGTGCTTGCTTCTGGGTGTGAGTCGGTGGTAGAGGGCATGCAGGCGCCGCTGGACGCCTGCGACTGTCCGGCGGTTTACACAAACTGCTTCAGCGGCGGGGACAGCTTTGACGATGAGCTGACGGTCTACGAGTTCTCCTGCCGGACGCAAAGCAGCGGCGTCACCCAGATGTCAGGAGCTGCTCTTCCTCTTATCACCTCCCCACCTGTCCCAtccttcctctccacctcctcctcccactctccCTCCTTTCCACGCTCCATCctcttctccacctccacctctgagCTCAGCCCCCTCCTCTCACCGCTGTCGGACACCACGGACTCTTTTGTGGCACAGACACAGAAGGACACCATCAGCCGGCTCGGGCAGCAGCGCTACCCAGAACCTCCTGCAGGTTTTCAGGTGCTCCGTGTGGACATAGACCAGCTGCTCTCCATCCTGGAAAGTACTGACCGATCTGTGGCAAGCCACGGAGGTCGCCACCTGAGGGACACCTGCCCCGCCCACTTCACAGAAAACAAGAGGGTGCTACAGATAGAGGCCCGGCGGCTGATGTCTGGCTGCCAGAAAGTGGTGGGGATCGGACAGAGCCCGGAGGAGATGCTTCACTCTCTGGCTGACAGTTTCCGGACCCTGGTGGAGCTGGCAGGTATCTGCCTCTGGTTCTCCGGCTGTGACCGGTGTGACCGGAGGAACGCAGAGGCGGTGGCAGGTCTGGCGGACGTGGCGCGGTCGTTCAGGGACTTCTGTCTGGCGGCGGAGCGCGCCAGCAGCAAGCGCAGCTGCCAGGACCTGAGCACCAAGCTGCTGGCCAAGCAGTGCACGGCGCTCACCGCCTCCGTCTTCTGCCTCACTCAGCTGTTCCGCACCCTGACTGCACTTTGA